The following DNA comes from Curtobacterium sp. 9128.
AGCAATCTGCTCTTGCACGAACAGTAGGCGTCGCAGCCTGCGCTAACGCGTTTCTGGCAGTGATTGGGCCCCGCCCTCGAAACCGAGTGCGGGGCCCTTCACGAGGGGCTCGTCTACTTCGCGAGGAACTCCAGCACGACCCGGTTCCACTCATCCGGGTGGCTGACGTTCACGCCGTGCGGACCACCCTTAACGACATGCAGTTCCGAACCGGTGATGGCTTCGTGGGTGCGGGCGCCGGAGCCCTCGTAGGGCACGGTCGCGTCACCGTCGCCGTGGATGATCAGCGTCGGCACGGTCACCTTGGGCAGGTCGTCGCGGAAGTCCGTATTCGCAAACGAGGCCATAGCCTCGAGCGCGGCAGTCTTCGATGCCTGCTTCGCCAACGCGAGCGCTTCCTGCCGGTCGTCTTCGGAGACCACCAGGACGCCGTCGACGGAGAAGAAGTCGGTGGTGAACTGGTCGTAGAACGAGTCCTCGTCCTTCATCAGCCCAGCCGTCATCTCGGCTGCCTGCGACTTCGGCAGCGGCCCGTCCGGGTTGCCGTCGGTCTGCAGCAGGTACGGCGGGACCGCGGAGGCGAACACGACACTGTGGAGCCGTTCGGTGCCGTACTTGGTGAAGTAGCGGGCCACCTCACCGCCACCCATCGAGAACCCGACAAGGGTGACATCCTGCAGGTCGAGCTCAGTGAGAACGGTGTGGAGGTCCTCGGTGAGGTGGTCGTAGTCGTAGCCGGTCTTGGGCTTATCGCTGCGGCCAAAGCCGCGACGGTCGTAGGTGATGACCCGATAGCCGCCATCGGCGAATACGGGCACCTGCTTGCTCCAGGACGCTCCGGAGAGCGGCCACCCGTGGATCAACACGACCGGGCGGCCGGAGCCGCCGGTGTCGTCGATATGCAGGTTCGTGTCCTTGAAGAGGCCGTGGTGGGCGGTGATCTCAGTCATACCTCTGCTCCGTTCCTGTCACCACATGGCGCGGCGACGCATAGATCGGGTTCGGAGCCTGCCAGCGAGAGGATGGCAACAGCTGCCAGCAGCGAACGACGACGCCGGTTTCTGGACAGCCGCCCCGGCTGCTCGCGGCGTCGCTCCGAAGTGCGCGGCCCGCGGCGACGCGTAGCGGGTACAGCTTGTGGCTCGGTGCTGTCCGCGGCTGGTGGGGGGGGGTGTGGAGCAGTAGACAGGGCGGTTCACTCGAAGGGGCAACGTATCCCGGCTCATCAGGGAAGTCAGCACCGATGCGTTCGATCGTGTACACCAGCACCCAGACCCGTCCGATCACGGACACCGAGCTCGCGCAGATCCTCGCGGTGGGGCGGGAGAAGAACACCGCCCTCGGGGTGACCGGGATCCTGGCGCACAAGGGTGACAACTGCCTCGGGATCCTCGAGGGCGATGACGCCACCGTCGCCGCACGGTTCGAGCAAGTGCGCCGTGACCCCCGACATACGAACGTGCGCGTCCTGGCAGATGAGTCGGTCGCGCAGCGGTCGTTCCCAGACTGGTCGATGGCGTTCCAGCCGCTGGATCCGCTGATGGAGCACGTTCCGGGCTTCAGTGACCTGTTCGCGCCCGGTCAGCAGCTCGACCCGGCGATCGGGCTGACTCGGGCGCGGGGGTTGTTGGAGTGGTTCCGGAAGCATCCCCTCGCACCGTTGACGAGTCAGACCGCCGAAGCGGACGAGGTACCCCGCACGCGTGCGATCAACGGGGCGATCTCGGCGTTGCACGGCGGCAGCATCACGCGGTTCACCCTCGACGACGCCGCCGAGCGCGCAGGGATGAGCGTGGCCGAGGTGCGGGAGGTGTTCCCGACCGAGCGGGCGTTGCTGGCGGCGACGGTGGAGCGGTGGACGCAGGCGATCTCTGCACCGTTGGCGCCACTGATGGGCGAGCAGGGTACGGTCGCGTTCCTGCACGCGCTCCTGGCTACGCACGCGGAAGGGCGGCGCTCACGCGGAGAGACCGAGGACGATCGCGGCGGACGCGGCGACGAGGGCCGAGACGATGCCGGTCGCGGTCATCATGAGGGTCCGTTGACGGGGCTGCTCGCGGACCTCGGAGAAGGGGCTGCGCATCGACGCGCGGCGGACACGACGCACCAGAGCGGTGTGGGCCGTCGAGGGAAGCACGGTGTCGGGAGCGATGAACGTGGTCACGGTGCCCTTCAACTCTGAGCCATCAGCGGCTCGGTCAGACCCGGATCGTCCGGCCGGGATGACCATAGGAAGGAAACCGTTCACGCCGCGGACAATCCGACCACGACAGCGAAACCTGAACAGCCACCAGCGGAAGCGGTGTCCAAAAACGGACGCAGGGAGATGCGAGGGCATCCATCACTGGTTCGGGTCCGGGACGGACACCCTCGCGCTACGACGCCGTCGGGTTCGACGCTGAATCAAGACGAGGTCAGCCCCGGGAACAGGGATCGGGGCACCCACGGACAGGGTTCGCGGAGTAGCAGCCCTGACGGTACAAGCGACGGGCTTGTACTCCCCCAAGCCAGCCTCAGCCAGTCGCGTCCGTCGAAGCGGAACTGACCGGTAGCCGATCCACTTCCGAACGACTCTCGAGTGGAGTGCATGTAGTCAGCACAGTCGGGGGCGGTCTCGCGGAGCGCGGTGAGTGCCCGACGCTGGCGCTGGCGCTGGCGCCGGTCAGGCAAGCGCTGAGCACACCGACTAGTGCTCTCCCCCTCAACGGTGAGCGGGAGGTGAACCGATCGCTACGTGCAGCACCTCGCGGAAGGAGGAGTCGCCCCGCCCTCCGCTGGTGTACGGGTGGAAACCTTTCACCGCACCAAGCCGTCCCCTGAACCCGAGCAGGAGCGCGATTCTCACCTGCCAGCTTGCCCGTATCCCGCTACTTGCGTGCACGAGCGCGAGCACTCGCCCGTATGCAGTGAGATAGCCCGTCGCATACACGAACGGCAGCGTACCCAGCGGAAGCCAAATGGTAAGGGTGAAGCTTCGCATCTCCGCCCCGAATTCGAGGCCTGACGCCCCTCGAAGGAGGCTAGATACTGACCAAACGATGGCGGCGATCCCGAGCACGATTAGAACGAACGAGGAGACCATCGACGCCGCTCGCCCATCCTCTCTCCTACTCGCGAAGGCGTTGAGCGCTGTCGCGAAGACAGCCACAGGTAGGAGAAGAAGCTCGATCCACAGCGCGTATGAAGCGAGGCCGGCGACATACACCACTACCGCGGTCGCTCCGACGGTCTCCTGGATGAAGTGCTTGAAGAGCTTTCCGCCGTCCTCAATGCTGACGATGCCCTTCGAGAGGAGTGGCAGGCTCGCACCTACCACGATGAGCACCGTGTCTTTCGTGAGCGACGGGTTCCAAGCGGAGATCCAGCTTCCCAGCCAGACGAGTCCGGCGATGTAAACAAGAAAGAGACCGAAGACCGCGACGATCCGCCATACAAGCATGGCGCGCAAGACATCCAAAGCGGCGGGGACGGCTGCTCCGCGCCAGCTCGGTTTGGAGAGAACGAACAGGATCAAAATCGCCGACCACACAAGCACCGCCTCTTCGCGAGCACTGAGCGTGCCGAGGCTGTTCCAAGTCACTTCTAACTTCCCCCAGGGGTGCGGTTGCGGTGAAGGCATCTCTGAAGCTTCCGACCCGAGCGTAACGACGACTGGTGACACTTCCTGTTGGCACGTCTTCGGCGCGAAGAAGTGAAGTGAGGAGCCCTTCAGCCGTTTGATTACCCTCCTGTCTGCGGAAGCCTTCCGCCTAGGTGTCCGCAAGACGGTCCTCCAGTGGACATTTGACTGACCATGGGCAACGCCGACTCACACCGCCCTGGTGCGAGTCGTACCCCGTCTCACATAGGTGGTCCGCGGAGCTTCGC
Coding sequences within:
- a CDS encoding alpha/beta hydrolase; this encodes MTEITAHHGLFKDTNLHIDDTGGSGRPVVLIHGWPLSGASWSKQVPVFADGGYRVITYDRRGFGRSDKPKTGYDYDHLTEDLHTVLTELDLQDVTLVGFSMGGGEVARYFTKYGTERLHSVVFASAVPPYLLQTDGNPDGPLPKSQAAEMTAGLMKDEDSFYDQFTTDFFSVDGVLVVSEDDRQEALALAKQASKTAALEAMASFANTDFRDDLPKVTVPTLIIHGDGDATVPYEGSGARTHEAITGSELHVVKGGPHGVNVSHPDEWNRVVLEFLAK
- a CDS encoding BLUF domain-containing protein, which encodes MRSIVYTSTQTRPITDTELAQILAVGREKNTALGVTGILAHKGDNCLGILEGDDATVAARFEQVRRDPRHTNVRVLADESVAQRSFPDWSMAFQPLDPLMEHVPGFSDLFAPGQQLDPAIGLTRARGLLEWFRKHPLAPLTSQTAEADEVPRTRAINGAISALHGGSITRFTLDDAAERAGMSVAEVREVFPTERALLAATVERWTQAISAPLAPLMGEQGTVAFLHALLATHAEGRRSRGETEDDRGGRGDEGRDDAGRGHHEGPLTGLLADLGEGAAHRRAADTTHQSGVGRRGKHGVGSDERGHGALQL